One genomic segment of Syngnathus acus chromosome 1, fSynAcu1.2, whole genome shotgun sequence includes these proteins:
- the LOC119124629 gene encoding tripartite motif-containing protein 35-like, with amino-acid sequence MTNRVEDNLQCPSCSDIYEDPVMLPCSHSFCRACVQQWWEQKEERTCPLCRKRCNSMDLRPNLCESEYICSLHKEKLKLFCLDHQELVCPICRDAEIHTGHEFSLLEEIVTGNKEKVQESLQDAKKRLEEYNEIMDECNEQGAYIKVQRQQVERRIKKDFEELCHLLQVEEEARLSAVREEEQEKSCTMKKKIEALSTERAALSDAIRSTEEQVTSDPVSFIKNFQTAMTRIQKLPEKPELLPGALLDKAKHVGNLKFAVWERMKEMVFYSPVILDPNTAGPRLTLSEDLTSVSCQEGQQRPNNPERLTWYCVLGSVLGFGTHTWDVEVGHNRDWRVGVMWGDPCVPYRKECSIELLDGTYRKFGDQSESFFPSVKPQRIRVQLNMNERSVSFSESSKNTQLWKSYPSDWPCLSDNINIFPFFRTVDKIPLQIIPLGPRVTTQ; translated from the coding sequence ATGACTAACCGAGTTGAGGACAATCTCCAATGTCCATCCTGTTCGGACATCTATGAAGATCCCGTCATGCTGCCGTGTAGTCACAGCTTCtgtcgtgcgtgtgtgcagcAGTGGTGGGAGCAGAAAGAAGAGCGAACGTGTCCACTCTGTAGAAAAAGGTGTAATTCGATGGATCTACGTCCAAATTTGTGTGAGTCTGAGTACATTTGCAGCTTACATAAGGAGAAACTGAAACTTTTCTGTTTGGACCACCAAGAGCTTGTGTGCCCCATCTGCAGAGATGCTGAAATTCATACTGGCCATGAGTTCAGTCTCCTTGAAGAAATTGTCACAGGTAACAAAGAGAAAGTCCAGGAAAGCCTGCAGGATGCAAAGAAAAGACTGGAAGAATACAATGAGATAATGGATGAGTGCAATGAACAGGGGGCATACATCAAGGTCCAGAGGCAGCAGGTGGAACGCAGGATTAAGAAGGATTTTGAGGAGCTTTGTCATCTACtgcaggtggaggaggaggccagGTTGTCTGCTGTGAGGGAGGAAGAGCAGGAGAAGAGTTGCacgatgaagaagaagattgAGGCTCTCAGCACAGAAAGGGCCGCTCTCTCAGATGCCATCAGAAGCACAGAGGAGCAGGTGACATCTGACCCTGTTTCCTTCATAAAGAACTTCCAGACTGCAATGACCAGAATTCAGAAGCTCCCCGAGAAGCCCGAGCTGCTCCCAGGAGCTCTGCTGGACAAAGCCAAACATGTGGGCAACCTCAAGTTCGCAGTGTGGGAACGAATGAAAGAGATGGTCTTCTACAGTCCTGTCATTTTGGACCCAAACACAGCCGGGCCAAGACTCACTCTGTCTGAAGATCTGACCAGCGTGAGTTGTCAAGAAGGACAGCAACGTCCAAACAATCCAGAGCGGTTGACCTGGTACTGTGTGCTCGGTTCTGTTTTGGGCTTTGGAACACACACCTGGGATGTGGAGGTGGGGCACAACAGAGACTGGAGAGTGGGGGTGATGTGGGGGGACCCTTGTGTGCCTTACAGGAAAGAATGCAGCATTGAACTTCTTGATGGTACCTACAGAAAGTTTGGTGACCAATCTGAATCCTTCTTTCCGTCAGTGAAGCCGCAGAGGATCCGAGTTCAATTAAACATGAATGAAAGATCAGTTTCATTCTCTGAATCCAGTAAAAACACTCAATTGTGGAAATCATATCCTTCCGATTGGCCATGTTTGTCCGACAACATAaacatttttcctttctttagGACAGTTGATAAAATTCCTCTGCAAATAATTCCACTTGGCCCTCGGGTTACGACTCAGTAA